Proteins from one Sabethes cyaneus chromosome 2, idSabCyanKW18_F2, whole genome shotgun sequence genomic window:
- the LOC128733803 gene encoding uncharacterized protein LOC128733803 → MLFQIVAILLLPALPTCLAAVAGAGQAAALAVPVAPAAAFTCTGTSFATGCTDCKTLKICLGTQTLVDLSCDTIPATPFCTDGSCSATPSVSDICPVTAISCTGVGLYPDPLNCQVYHNCVQAGTSNSDPYVCPTDYVFDAATGVCKQKRTAADCVQVQCPTGGVGFGTYGTSKTYYAFCYKQATTNVQVIALLKCSDGATFDGSKCVYQCKKEGSFPNTADPSSYYQCYMVSGKFKVDLKTCPTGKKFDSTKNACV, encoded by the coding sequence ATGTTGTTTCAAATAGTTGCTATATTGTTGCTACCGGCTCTTCCTACTTGTTTAGCAGCAGTAGCTGGAGCTGGCCAGGCAGCCGCATTGGCTGTTCCCGTGGCACCTGCTGCTGCATTCACATGTACGGGAACCTCGTTCGCCACCGGTTGTACTGATTGCAAAACGCTGAAAATCTGCCTCGGCACTCAGACGCTAGTTGACCTAAGCTGCGACACCATTCCGGCGACACCATTTTGTACCGATGGAAGCTGTTCGGCAACGCCTAGCGTTAGCGATATCTGTCCTGTTACAGCGATATCCTGCACCGGCGTAGGACTCTATCCGGATCCTTTAAACTGTCAGGTGTATCACAACTGTGTGCAAGCCGGCACCAGCAACTCGGATCCGTACGTTTGCCCGACGGATTACGTCTTCGATGCCGCAACGGGGGTTTGCAAACAGAAAAGAACGGCAGCCGATTGCGTCCAGGTGCAGTGTCCTACGGGTGGAGTCGGATTCGGAACCTACGGCACCAGCAAGACGTACTACGCCTTTTGCTACAAGCAAGCTACCACCAACGTTCAAGTGATCGCTCTTCTTAAGTGCTCGGACGGAGCAACTTTCGACGGTAGCAAATGTGTGTATCAGTGCAAAAAAGAGGGTAGCTTCCCGAACACAGCAGATCCGAGCAGCTACTATCAGTGCTACATGGTTTCAGGGAAATTTAAAGTGGACCTGAAAACCTGTCCAACCGGAAAGAAGTTTGATAGTACCAAAAATGCTTGTGTTTGA